A stretch of Paenibacillus mucilaginosus 3016 DNA encodes these proteins:
- a CDS encoding Gfo/Idh/MocA family protein — MSKKLRIGIVGCGGIANGKHLPALAKQDRVEVVAFCDIISERAEKAAKEYGSEGAKVYIDYTKLLEDASINAVHVCTPNDSHAAISVAALEAGKHVMSEKPMAKTAADARRMLEAAERTGRKLTVGYNNRFRPDSLYLKRLCEDGELGEIYYARAHAIRRRAVPTWGVFLDGEKQGGGPLIDIGTHALDLTLWMMNNYEPKVVLGTAFHKLSSKENAANAWGSWDPAKFTVEDSAMGMIVMKNGATIMLESSWAINMLDVKEAKCTLSGTEGGADMEDGLRLNGEKHSKLYTNKVELGTKGVDFYDGKTEKAEDTEMRHWIDAILNDTEPVVTPRQALVVSEILEAIYESSRTGQAVYFD; from the coding sequence ATGTCGAAGAAGCTTCGGATCGGTATCGTAGGGTGCGGGGGAATCGCGAACGGCAAGCATCTGCCGGCGCTGGCAAAGCAGGATCGCGTAGAGGTTGTCGCTTTTTGTGACATTATCTCGGAGCGGGCGGAGAAGGCGGCGAAGGAATACGGAAGCGAAGGCGCGAAGGTATACATAGACTACACGAAGCTTCTTGAAGACGCTTCCATTAATGCGGTGCATGTCTGTACGCCGAACGATTCGCACGCGGCGATTTCCGTTGCGGCTCTCGAGGCCGGCAAGCACGTGATGAGCGAGAAGCCGATGGCGAAGACGGCGGCGGATGCGCGCCGGATGCTGGAAGCGGCGGAGCGTACGGGGAGGAAGCTGACCGTAGGCTACAACAACCGCTTCCGCCCGGACAGCCTGTATCTGAAGCGGCTCTGCGAGGACGGGGAGCTCGGCGAGATCTACTATGCCCGGGCGCATGCGATCCGGCGCAGGGCGGTGCCGACCTGGGGCGTGTTCCTCGATGGGGAGAAGCAGGGCGGAGGCCCGCTGATCGACATCGGCACCCATGCGCTCGACCTGACCCTCTGGATGATGAACAATTACGAGCCGAAGGTGGTTCTCGGCACCGCCTTCCACAAGCTCTCGTCGAAGGAGAATGCGGCCAATGCGTGGGGGTCTTGGGACCCGGCGAAGTTCACGGTCGAGGACTCGGCGATGGGCATGATCGTCATGAAGAACGGGGCTACCATCATGCTCGAGTCGAGCTGGGCGATCAACATGCTGGATGTCAAGGAAGCGAAGTGTACGCTTAGCGGCACCGAGGGCGGGGCGGATATGGAGGACGGCCTCAGGCTCAACGGCGAGAAGCACAGCAAGCTCTACACCAACAAGGTGGAGCTCGGGACGAAGGGCGTCGACTTCTACGACGGCAAGACAGAGAAGGCGGAGGACACCGAGATGCGGCACTGGATCGATGCGATCCTGAACGATACGGAGCCGGTCGTCACCCCCCGCCAGGCGCTGGTCGTCTCGGAGATTCTGGAGGCGATCTACGAATCGTCGAGGACCGGTCAAGCCGTGTACTTTGATTAA
- a CDS encoding cupin domain-containing protein, with product MSNINVWENAEPGVKRKIFEPGAGIMMMEVHFEDGAEGYIHSHPHEQLSYCLKGRLEFTIDGEKQVVSAGETIYIPSGAKHGCRALEPSALLDSFTPVREDLVKR from the coding sequence ATGAGCAACATCAACGTATGGGAGAACGCCGAGCCGGGCGTCAAACGCAAAATTTTCGAGCCGGGCGCGGGCATCATGATGATGGAAGTACACTTCGAGGATGGGGCGGAAGGGTATATTCACAGCCATCCGCACGAGCAGCTGTCCTACTGCCTGAAGGGCCGTCTGGAATTCACGATCGACGGGGAGAAGCAGGTGGTATCCGCCGGCGAGACGATTTACATCCCGAGCGGCGCGAAGCACGGCTGCCGGGCGCTCGAGCCGAGCGCGCTGCTTGATTCCTTCACGCCGGTGCGCGAGGATCTTGTGAAGCGTTAA
- a CDS encoding ArsR/SmtB family transcription factor, which produces MKLDISEKSLPVYEALASGVRLQMIRLLAVKPMNVKELAGALGLSSAIMTMHIKKLERAELIKTEMFPGKGGAQKVCSLNVDSLHIEFPQGDSVQQSYYETEIGVGHYTDFEIQPTCGLATREKIVGEYDDPRFFLSPERFDARILWFGQGYIEYKVPNYMLGNETPTKLEISLELGSEAPSSNNDWPSDIHFALNGVPLGAWTSPGDFGGRKGKYTPEWWSIDCNQYGLLKVLRIDAEGTFIDGYKVSEVTLEQLDIRRKQWTLRLSVPEDAQNVGGLTIYGEGFGNYDQNILFRLFYEKVRD; this is translated from the coding sequence ATGAAACTCGACATATCCGAGAAATCGCTGCCGGTCTACGAAGCGCTGGCCAGCGGCGTGCGGCTGCAGATGATCCGTCTGCTCGCCGTGAAGCCCATGAATGTCAAGGAGCTGGCCGGAGCCCTCGGGCTGAGCTCCGCGATCATGACCATGCATATCAAGAAGCTCGAGCGCGCCGAACTGATCAAGACCGAGATGTTCCCGGGTAAAGGGGGCGCCCAGAAGGTATGCTCGCTGAATGTGGACTCGCTGCATATCGAGTTCCCTCAGGGGGACAGTGTGCAGCAGTCGTACTATGAGACCGAGATCGGCGTAGGCCATTACACCGACTTCGAGATCCAGCCGACCTGCGGTCTGGCGACGAGGGAGAAGATCGTCGGCGAATACGACGATCCCCGCTTCTTCCTGTCCCCGGAACGCTTCGATGCCCGGATCCTCTGGTTCGGGCAGGGGTACATAGAATACAAGGTGCCGAACTACATGCTCGGCAACGAAACGCCGACGAAGCTGGAGATTTCGCTGGAGCTCGGTTCGGAGGCTCCGTCGAGCAACAACGATTGGCCTTCGGATATCCACTTCGCCTTGAACGGCGTTCCGCTCGGAGCCTGGACGTCGCCGGGCGACTTCGGCGGCCGCAAGGGAAAGTATACGCCGGAGTGGTGGTCGATCGACTGCAACCAGTACGGCCTGCTCAAGGTGCTCCGCATCGACGCGGAAGGCACGTTCATCGACGGATACAAGGTGTCGGAGGTGACGCTCGAGCAGCTCGATATCCGGCGCAAGCAGTGGACGCTGCGGCTCTCCGTGCCGGAGGATGCCCAGAATGTCGGCGGGCTGACGATCTATGGGGAAGGCTTCGGCAACTACGACCAGAATATCCTGTTCCGTTTGTTTTACGAGAAGGTACGTGACTAA
- a CDS encoding acyl-CoA thioesterase, with product MKFPDYPWLQEAWEQVQRFAKESRCYKTSRIFPTDVNNHNTLFGGKLMAYIDDIASIAATKHSRCSVVTASTDSVDFLSPVRPSDSVCLEAYVTWTGRSSMEVFVKVSTEDLLSGTRKIAATSFLTFVALNAEGRPSPVPQVVPESEEERKLFETAEARAEMRRLRREQSRNFAGVLTTTFPWET from the coding sequence ATGAAGTTTCCTGACTATCCTTGGCTGCAGGAGGCATGGGAGCAGGTGCAAAGATTCGCCAAGGAATCACGATGCTACAAGACATCCCGGATTTTCCCGACCGATGTCAACAATCATAATACCCTGTTCGGCGGCAAGCTCATGGCTTATATCGACGATATCGCTTCCATCGCGGCCACGAAGCACTCACGGTGCAGCGTGGTGACGGCCTCCACGGATTCGGTCGACTTCCTGTCCCCGGTGCGTCCCTCCGATTCGGTCTGCCTCGAAGCCTACGTTACCTGGACAGGCCGCAGTTCGATGGAAGTGTTCGTCAAGGTATCGACGGAGGACCTGCTCTCGGGCACCCGCAAGATTGCGGCGACGTCGTTCCTTACCTTCGTGGCCCTGAACGCCGAGGGACGTCCGTCTCCCGTGCCGCAGGTGGTGCCTGAATCCGAAGAGGAGCGCAAGCTCTTCGAGACGGCCGAGGCCCGGGCGGAGATGCGGCGGCTGAGGCGCGAGCAGAGCCGGAACTTCGCGGGTGTGCTGACCACAACCTTCCCTTGGGAGACATAG
- a CDS encoding Gfo/Idh/MocA family protein: protein MIRVAMLSFWHVHAKDYAKQAQEHPGTEIAAVWDEEPERGRREAEARGVPFYASLEELLSRPEIDAVIVDTPTHFHRDVIIAAARAGKHIFTEKVLAATQKEAVEILQAVEAAGVKLTVSLPRLNHSYTLAVQDILARRLLGELTLVRTRLSHNGAVSTQQSPDGWLPGHFFGREQCGGGALIDLGCHPMYLARLFLGEPESVSAHYGYVTGREVEDNAVAVLRYPNGALAVVEAGFVNAHSPFVIEVHGTEGSLLFSSHDNRLLLRSNLAGEGAEREWRVQPQPAELPSAFHQWVAHIQEDTKAEENIALALELTRLMEAANRSAGTGAAVPLSDLPS, encoded by the coding sequence ATGATTCGAGTAGCCATGCTGAGCTTCTGGCATGTGCATGCCAAAGACTATGCCAAGCAGGCGCAGGAGCATCCCGGTACGGAGATTGCGGCCGTCTGGGATGAAGAGCCGGAGCGCGGCCGGCGGGAAGCGGAAGCCCGCGGGGTGCCGTTCTACGCGAGCCTGGAGGAGCTGCTGTCCCGTCCGGAGATCGACGCGGTCATCGTGGACACGCCGACCCATTTTCACCGCGATGTGATCATCGCTGCGGCACGGGCAGGCAAGCATATCTTCACCGAGAAGGTGCTGGCGGCGACCCAGAAGGAGGCGGTGGAGATCCTGCAGGCCGTGGAGGCGGCGGGCGTCAAGCTCACGGTCTCCCTGCCCCGCCTCAACCACAGCTACACCCTGGCGGTGCAGGACATCCTCGCCCGCCGGCTGCTCGGCGAACTGACGCTGGTGCGCACGCGCCTGTCCCATAACGGCGCGGTCTCCACACAGCAGTCGCCGGACGGCTGGCTTCCCGGCCATTTCTTTGGCAGGGAGCAGTGCGGGGGCGGCGCGCTGATCGACCTCGGCTGCCATCCGATGTATCTAGCCCGGCTGTTCCTCGGAGAGCCGGAGAGCGTGTCCGCCCACTACGGGTATGTTACCGGGCGTGAGGTGGAGGACAACGCGGTGGCCGTGCTGCGCTACCCGAACGGGGCGCTCGCCGTGGTCGAGGCCGGCTTCGTCAACGCGCACTCGCCCTTCGTGATCGAAGTGCACGGCACCGAGGGCAGCCTGCTGTTCTCCTCGCACGATAACCGGCTGCTGCTCCGCTCGAATCTGGCCGGGGAGGGGGCCGAGCGGGAGTGGCGGGTACAGCCGCAGCCGGCGGAGCTTCCTTCCGCGTTCCACCAGTGGGTGGCGCATATTCAGGAAGACACGAAGGCGGAAGAGAACATCGCGCTGGCGCTGGAGCTGACCCGGCTGATGGAGGCGGCGAACCGTTCGGCCGGCACGGGGGCGGCGGTCCCGCTCAGCGATCTGCCGTCATGA
- a CDS encoding DUF3055 domain-containing protein yields the protein MSEFDFLYDGTEETTTRFVCVVGESLRRFDLAITTTNRFYGKKLVTDLQTGKTCVIGPDDLEEEGYLEHAYKLSEEEAAELREFLTEVVGPINFTDI from the coding sequence ATGTCGGAATTTGACTTTTTGTATGACGGCACGGAAGAAACCACGACCCGCTTCGTCTGTGTAGTTGGGGAATCGCTGCGCCGGTTCGACCTGGCCATCACCACGACGAACCGCTTCTACGGCAAGAAGCTGGTGACGGATTTGCAGACCGGCAAGACCTGTGTCATCGGCCCGGACGATCTCGAGGAGGAAGGCTACCTCGAGCATGCGTACAAGCTGTCCGAGGAAGAGGCCGCGGAGCTGCGCGAATTCCTGACCGAAGTGGTCGGTCCGATCAACTTCACGGATATTTAA
- a CDS encoding aminotransferase class I/II-fold pyridoxal phosphate-dependent enzyme — translation MSKWQSKRLAELGSAIFSEVAQWKREVQAGGVDVIDLGIGSPDRGPSDRVRAALAEAVSDPGQYGYPTSEGSLLFRQTVAKWYRHRFGVELDPEREVVTLMGSQDGLAHLAMAVTDPGDTVMVPDPGYPIYAASLVLAGVEPYFLPLRAENGFLPQLGEIPEETARRAKFILLNYPSNPLSAVATRPFFEELVRFAKRHDLLIVHDVAYSEMAYDGFRPPSILEVEGAKEVAVEFHSLSKSFNMAGCRIAFMVGQPDAVQALRILKSNIDYGVFLPVQRAGIAALEEDMEPGSVSVAGLYERRRDLVVDGLRAAGWELPKPQATMFIWAPIPPGWTSRQISREMLYSAGVVVIPGDAFGREGEGYVRIALVQEEDRLQEAVRRIGAFLQGAGQCPGTNSQ, via the coding sequence ATGTCGAAGTGGCAGTCGAAGCGCTTGGCCGAACTGGGTTCGGCCATTTTTTCTGAAGTGGCGCAGTGGAAGAGGGAAGTGCAGGCGGGCGGTGTCGACGTCATCGACCTTGGCATCGGCAGCCCGGACCGGGGACCGTCCGACCGGGTCCGCGCGGCCTTGGCCGAGGCGGTGAGCGATCCGGGGCAGTACGGCTACCCGACGTCCGAAGGCAGTCTGCTCTTCCGGCAGACCGTGGCGAAGTGGTACCGGCACCGGTTCGGTGTCGAACTCGATCCCGAGCGCGAGGTCGTCACGCTGATGGGCTCCCAGGACGGGCTCGCCCACCTGGCGATGGCGGTCACCGATCCCGGCGACACGGTGATGGTGCCCGATCCGGGGTATCCGATCTATGCGGCGAGCCTCGTGCTGGCCGGTGTCGAGCCGTATTTTCTGCCGCTCCGCGCGGAGAACGGCTTCCTTCCGCAGCTCGGCGAGATTCCGGAGGAGACGGCGCGCCGGGCGAAGTTCATCCTGCTCAACTATCCGAGCAACCCGCTGTCGGCGGTGGCGACGAGGCCCTTCTTCGAGGAGCTGGTGCGCTTCGCGAAGAGGCATGACCTGCTGATCGTCCATGACGTGGCGTACTCCGAGATGGCGTATGACGGCTTCCGGCCGCCGAGCATCCTCGAAGTCGAAGGGGCCAAGGAGGTCGCTGTCGAATTTCATTCCTTGTCGAAAAGCTTCAACATGGCCGGCTGCCGCATCGCCTTCATGGTCGGCCAGCCGGACGCGGTGCAGGCGCTGCGCATCCTGAAGTCCAATATCGACTACGGCGTCTTCCTGCCGGTCCAGCGGGCCGGGATCGCGGCGCTGGAGGAGGACATGGAGCCGGGCAGCGTCTCCGTAGCCGGCCTGTACGAGCGGCGGCGCGATCTGGTGGTGGACGGGCTGCGGGCGGCCGGCTGGGAACTTCCAAAGCCGCAGGCCACCATGTTCATCTGGGCGCCCATTCCGCCCGGGTGGACATCTCGACAGATTTCCCGGGAAATGCTATATTCCGCCGGCGTTGTCGTAATTCCGGGAGACGCCTTCGGGCGGGAGGGCGAGGGCTATGTCCGCATCGCGCTCGTCCAGGAGGAAGACCGTCTGCAGGAGGCCGTCCGGCGGATCGGAGCCTTTTTGCAGGGAGCCGGGCAGTGTCCGGGCACGAATTCACAGTGA
- a CDS encoding HRDC domain-containing protein, which yields MNLMFLNSMEKTTAEGEVFTAQVSIGESEGSWIVMWNESPDEGLGAAETWYEGSEWSGMMKAFREHVFAKQCEGYTPLLEMQVSEMDGLDGRMAYMQPLHFYSERHAQEELYEALRQWRFKQASQEGKAPFIVATNRLLKMISAFVPQTEEELLQLPGFGKTKAASYSEAILALTAGRERMGSFPLTWVESAVDPAELNAWLLGEKERKLKAEADKREVKRRLLEAAQRGAKLDEVQEETKMQRRNLLLWLEELDRDGYDLEAFIEVMLEEVEEARIAAAWQAFEQQGDRYLKPILQAVFTSEELSAKDSDRAYEWLRLLRMKYRKANAVRQSAAS from the coding sequence ATGAATTTGATGTTTCTGAACAGCATGGAGAAGACGACGGCGGAGGGGGAAGTGTTCACAGCCCAGGTATCGATCGGCGAGAGTGAAGGCAGCTGGATCGTCATGTGGAACGAATCGCCGGACGAAGGCCTTGGAGCGGCGGAGACCTGGTATGAGGGCAGCGAGTGGAGCGGTATGATGAAGGCGTTCCGCGAGCACGTGTTCGCGAAGCAGTGCGAAGGCTACACGCCGCTGCTCGAGATGCAGGTGAGCGAGATGGATGGGCTGGACGGGCGCATGGCTTACATGCAGCCGCTGCACTTCTACAGCGAGCGGCATGCCCAGGAGGAGCTGTACGAGGCGCTCCGCCAGTGGCGCTTCAAGCAGGCGTCGCAGGAGGGCAAGGCGCCGTTCATCGTGGCGACCAACCGTCTGCTCAAGATGATCTCCGCGTTCGTGCCGCAGACGGAGGAGGAGCTGCTGCAGCTGCCGGGCTTCGGCAAGACGAAGGCGGCCTCCTACAGCGAAGCGATCCTGGCGCTGACCGCCGGGCGCGAGCGCATGGGCAGCTTCCCGCTGACGTGGGTGGAGTCGGCCGTCGATCCGGCGGAGCTGAACGCCTGGCTGCTCGGAGAGAAGGAGCGCAAGCTGAAGGCCGAAGCCGACAAGCGGGAAGTGAAGCGCCGGCTGCTGGAGGCGGCGCAGCGCGGGGCGAAGCTCGACGAGGTCCAGGAGGAGACGAAGATGCAGCGGCGCAATCTGCTGCTCTGGCTCGAGGAGCTCGACCGGGACGGCTATGATCTTGAAGCCTTCATCGAAGTGATGCTGGAGGAAGTGGAGGAAGCCCGCATCGCGGCGGCCTGGCAGGCGTTCGAACAGCAGGGGGACCGCTACCTGAAGCCGATTCTGCAGGCCGTATTCACGAGTGAAGAGCTCTCTGCTAAGGACAGCGACCGGGCTTACGAGTGGCTGCGCCTGCTCCGCATGAAGTACCGTAAGGCGAACGCCGTAAGGCAGAGCGCGGCATCGTAA
- a CDS encoding 5'-3' exonuclease, with amino-acid sequence MMEEQRKLLIVDGMALLFRAYYANAYGGYIRRTSTGIPTNAVYGFFKYFLDAVQTFKPTHVICCWDMGSKTFRTEQYSGYKANRPEAPLELIPQFDLVKEAVASFGVPNIGFAGYEADDCIGTLAGCFGQEMQVMILTGDHDMLQLVSGQVSVIIMKKGASNYAVYTPEALLLEKGLTPQQFIDLKGLIGDTSDNYPGVKGIGEKTAVKLLLEYGSIEGILENLENLPKGVRTKISADLEMLHLCRDLARIRCDAPVACSVEDSCWNPDTDTVRSKFVELEFKGLLGELRWIGAAVS; translated from the coding sequence ATGATGGAAGAACAACGCAAGCTGCTGATCGTCGACGGAATGGCTCTGTTGTTCCGGGCGTACTACGCGAACGCGTACGGCGGATACATCCGCAGGACGTCAACCGGCATACCGACCAATGCGGTATACGGATTTTTCAAATATTTCCTTGATGCGGTCCAAACGTTCAAGCCCACGCACGTCATCTGCTGCTGGGATATGGGGAGCAAGACGTTCCGCACGGAGCAGTATTCGGGGTACAAGGCGAACCGGCCGGAAGCCCCGCTGGAGCTCATCCCGCAGTTCGATCTCGTGAAGGAAGCCGTTGCGAGCTTCGGCGTGCCCAACATCGGCTTCGCCGGCTATGAAGCGGACGACTGCATCGGGACGCTGGCAGGCTGCTTCGGACAGGAGATGCAGGTGATGATCCTGACGGGGGACCACGACATGCTGCAGCTGGTGAGCGGGCAGGTGAGCGTGATCATCATGAAGAAGGGCGCTTCGAACTATGCGGTCTACACGCCGGAGGCGCTGCTGCTCGAGAAGGGACTGACCCCGCAGCAGTTCATCGATCTCAAGGGCCTGATCGGCGATACCAGCGACAACTATCCGGGCGTGAAGGGGATCGGTGAGAAGACGGCCGTGAAGCTCCTGCTCGAATACGGAAGCATCGAAGGCATTCTCGAGAACCTGGAGAACCTGCCGAAGGGCGTACGGACCAAAATCTCGGCGGACCTCGAGATGCTGCACCTCTGCCGGGACCTCGCCAGAATCCGCTGCGACGCGCCGGTGGCCTGCTCGGTCGAGGACAGCTGCTGGAACCCCGATACGGATACGGTGCGCAGCAAGTTCGTCGAGCTCGAGTTCAAAGGGCTGCTCGGGGAGCTGCGCTGGATCGGGGCGGCGGTTTCTTAA
- the ilvD gene encoding dihydroxy-acid dehydratase, which yields MAKAKMRSDMIKKGFDRAPHRSLLRAAGVKEEDFDKPFIAVCNSYIDIVPGHVHLQEFGKIVKEAIREAGGVPFEFNTIGVDDGIAMGHIGMRYSLPSREIIADSLETVVAAHWFDGMVCIPNCDKITPGMMMGALRVNIPTMFVSGGPMKAGKTSDGRSISLSSVFEGVGAYQAGKIDDKSLLELEQYGCPTCGSCSGMFTANSMNCLAEGLGLALPGNGTILAISEDRREFVKRSAKQLMELIKLDIKPRDIVTIEAIDNAFALDMAMGGSTNTVLHTLALAHEAGFEYPIERINEVAKRVPHLAKIAPASDYHIEDVHNAGGVSAVLNELFKKPGALHGDCITVTGKTLAENVAGCEILDKDVIHPLDNPHSEQGGLAVLFGNLAPGGSIIKVGAVDKSVGGYHKGPAICFDSQEAALEGIANGKVKEGHVVVIRYEGPKGGPGMPEMLAPTSQIVGMGLGAKVGLITDGRFSGASRGISIGHISPEAAEGGPIAFVNDGDIIELDLVNRTIQLEVSDEEMEARRANWKGFEPKVKTGYLARYSKLVTNASTGGVMKI from the coding sequence ATGGCCAAGGCTAAGATGAGAAGCGACATGATCAAAAAGGGCTTCGACCGCGCACCTCACCGCAGTCTGCTTCGTGCAGCGGGTGTGAAAGAAGAGGATTTCGACAAGCCGTTCATTGCGGTGTGCAATTCGTATATCGATATCGTACCGGGTCACGTTCACCTTCAGGAATTCGGCAAGATCGTGAAAGAAGCCATTCGCGAAGCGGGCGGCGTGCCGTTCGAATTCAACACCATCGGCGTGGACGACGGCATTGCTATGGGCCATATCGGCATGCGTTACTCGCTGCCGAGCCGTGAGATTATCGCCGACTCGCTCGAGACGGTGGTGGCTGCCCACTGGTTCGACGGCATGGTCTGTATTCCGAACTGCGACAAGATCACACCGGGCATGATGATGGGCGCGCTGCGCGTCAACATCCCGACGATGTTTGTCTCCGGCGGTCCGATGAAAGCGGGCAAGACGAGCGACGGCCGTTCGATCTCCCTCTCCTCGGTATTCGAAGGCGTAGGCGCTTACCAGGCCGGCAAAATCGACGACAAGTCGCTGCTCGAGCTCGAACAGTACGGCTGTCCGACATGCGGGTCCTGCTCCGGTATGTTCACGGCGAACTCGATGAACTGTCTGGCCGAAGGCCTTGGCCTGGCACTGCCGGGCAACGGCACGATTCTCGCGATCTCCGAAGACCGCAGAGAGTTCGTGAAGAGGTCCGCGAAGCAGCTCATGGAGCTGATCAAGCTCGACATCAAGCCGCGTGACATCGTGACGATCGAAGCGATCGACAATGCCTTTGCCCTTGATATGGCGATGGGCGGCTCCACGAACACCGTGCTTCACACGCTGGCTCTGGCGCATGAAGCGGGCTTCGAATATCCGATCGAGCGCATCAACGAAGTGGCGAAGCGCGTGCCGCACCTTGCGAAGATCGCTCCGGCCTCCGATTACCATATCGAAGACGTACACAATGCCGGCGGCGTCAGCGCGGTGCTCAACGAGCTGTTCAAGAAGCCGGGCGCGCTGCACGGCGACTGCATTACCGTAACGGGCAAGACGCTGGCCGAGAACGTCGCAGGCTGCGAGATTCTCGACAAGGATGTCATCCATCCGCTGGACAACCCGCACTCCGAGCAGGGCGGCCTGGCCGTACTGTTCGGCAACTTGGCTCCGGGCGGCTCGATCATCAAGGTCGGCGCGGTGGACAAGTCCGTCGGCGGCTACCACAAGGGGCCTGCGATCTGCTTCGATTCCCAGGAAGCGGCGCTCGAAGGCATTGCCAACGGGAAGGTCAAGGAAGGCCACGTAGTCGTTATCCGCTACGAAGGTCCGAAGGGCGGCCCGGGTATGCCCGAGATGCTCGCTCCGACATCGCAGATCGTGGGCATGGGCCTCGGCGCGAAGGTCGGTTTGATCACTGACGGCCGCTTCTCCGGTGCATCCCGCGGGATCTCCATCGGCCACATCTCGCCGGAAGCGGCGGAGGGCGGTCCGATCGCCTTCGTCAACGACGGCGATATCATCGAGCTTGATCTGGTCAACCGCACGATCCAGCTCGAAGTCAGCGACGAAGAGATGGAAGCGCGCCGTGCGAACTGGAAGGGCTTCGAGCCGAAGGTGAAGACGGGGTATCTGGCCCGTTATTCCAAGCTCGTAACCAATGCCAGCACCGGCGGCGTAATGAAGATCTGA
- the corA gene encoding magnesium/cobalt transporter CorA: protein MKARLVQDGIFTLVEDITQTVVPPHHGFYWIDAEPEDLEMLQPLFHLHELAVEDVLTEEEQRPKIELYDTHYFIVFNSIRFDDEEIFLRALNIFLGRHYIITITRQKINEIRALKPVLWEEEVKAPDEFLYHLIDLIIDNYTLVGDRIDAKIEKLEEEILMHTKKAHLNEIIGLRSEILWLKKVLNPQREVIATLGRKELKLISEPLKKYFGDIYENAVKISETFDTFRELMGNLREAYQSSLANRANEIMRVFTAITTIFMPLTFITGIYGMNVTYIPGADTHWGGLSIIFGMVFLGIAMFWLFRKKDWL, encoded by the coding sequence ATGAAGGCACGCTTGGTGCAGGACGGCATATTTACATTGGTGGAGGATATTACCCAGACGGTGGTCCCGCCGCATCACGGATTCTACTGGATCGACGCCGAACCGGAGGATCTCGAGATGCTTCAGCCCTTGTTCCACCTTCACGAACTGGCTGTCGAGGATGTGCTGACGGAAGAAGAACAGCGTCCGAAGATCGAATTGTACGACACGCACTATTTCATTGTATTTAATTCCATCCGCTTTGATGACGAAGAAATTTTTCTGCGTGCCCTGAACATCTTTCTCGGCAGGCATTACATCATAACGATCACACGGCAAAAAATTAACGAAATCCGCGCCCTGAAGCCCGTCCTCTGGGAGGAGGAGGTCAAGGCGCCCGACGAATTCCTGTACCACCTCATCGACCTTATCATCGATAATTATACCCTTGTCGGCGACCGGATCGATGCAAAGATTGAGAAGCTTGAGGAAGAGATCCTCATGCACACGAAGAAAGCGCACCTCAACGAGATCATCGGTCTGCGAAGCGAGATTCTGTGGCTGAAGAAGGTGCTGAATCCGCAGCGTGAAGTGATCGCGACCCTGGGCCGCAAGGAATTGAAGCTGATCTCCGAGCCGCTGAAGAAGTACTTCGGCGATATCTACGAGAACGCGGTCAAGATCTCCGAGACGTTCGATACGTTCCGCGAACTCATGGGCAACTTGCGTGAAGCCTACCAGTCGTCTCTGGCCAACCGGGCGAACGAAATCATGAGGGTATTCACGGCCATCACCACGATCTTCATGCCCTTGACGTTCATCACCGGGATCTATGGGATGAACGTGACATACATTCCCGGAGCCGATACGCACTGGGGCGGGCTCTCGATTATCTTCGGCATGGTGTTCCTCGGCATCGCCATGTTCTGGCTGTTCCGCAAGAAAGACTGGCTGTGA